In a single window of the Methylophaga frappieri genome:
- the trkA gene encoding Trk system potassium transporter TrkA has translation MKILILGAGQVGASVAATLAKEDDEITMVDMDVSSLAKLQEKYGIKTLEGSASHPAILEEAGAADADLVLAVTNSDETNMVACQICHNLFNIPTKIARIRAPEYLARSELFDNAEDAIAINVVISPEQLVTDYIQRLINHPNALQVLDFANGLVQLVAVKALYGGPLVGHPLRELRQHIPKVETRVAAIFREGKAIHPKAETVIEANDEVFFIAAAKDIRAVMAELRKLDKPYKRIMLAGGGNIGIRLGRALQHHYQVKVIEANPKRADYLSEELSQSIVLLGDVANEELLLEEEIDKVDLFCALTNDDEANILSAMLAKRLGARKVLSLINRAAYVDLVESVSIDIALSPQQATIGSLLAHIRRGDIVAVHSLRRGAAEALEAIAHGDRSSSMVVGRRIDEIDLPPGTTIGAIVRQEQVIITHHDTKIEAEDHIILFLTNKRYIKEVERLFQVGFSFF, from the coding sequence ATGAAAATCCTGATTTTGGGTGCCGGTCAGGTTGGTGCTTCAGTCGCAGCAACGCTGGCCAAAGAAGATGACGAGATCACCATGGTAGACATGGATGTCAGTAGTCTGGCCAAACTACAGGAAAAGTACGGCATAAAGACCCTGGAAGGCTCAGCTTCCCATCCCGCTATACTGGAAGAAGCTGGCGCTGCAGATGCGGATTTGGTACTTGCAGTCACTAATAGCGATGAAACCAATATGGTTGCCTGCCAAATCTGTCATAACCTGTTTAACATACCGACAAAAATCGCCCGTATTCGGGCGCCCGAATATCTGGCCCGCTCAGAGCTGTTCGATAATGCAGAGGACGCCATCGCCATCAATGTGGTTATCAGTCCTGAGCAACTGGTCACCGATTATATTCAGCGACTCATCAATCATCCTAATGCCTTACAGGTGCTCGACTTTGCCAATGGGCTGGTGCAACTAGTCGCGGTGAAAGCCTTATATGGCGGTCCGCTGGTTGGCCATCCGCTTCGTGAGTTACGTCAGCATATTCCCAAAGTCGAAACCCGGGTGGCGGCTATTTTTCGCGAGGGCAAAGCAATTCACCCTAAAGCCGAAACCGTTATTGAAGCCAATGACGAGGTCTTTTTTATCGCCGCGGCCAAAGATATTCGGGCGGTGATGGCAGAATTGCGCAAACTCGACAAACCCTACAAGCGCATTATGCTGGCTGGCGGCGGTAACATAGGCATTCGCTTGGGCCGGGCGCTGCAACATCATTATCAAGTCAAAGTCATTGAGGCCAACCCAAAACGAGCTGATTATTTATCAGAAGAATTATCACAAAGTATTGTTTTACTCGGCGATGTTGCTAACGAAGAACTGCTTTTGGAAGAAGAGATCGATAAAGTCGATTTATTTTGTGCACTGACCAATGATGATGAAGCCAATATTTTATCTGCGATGCTGGCTAAACGACTGGGCGCGCGTAAAGTCTTATCCTTAATCAACCGTGCCGCCTATGTTGATCTGGTTGAAAGTGTCTCTATTGATATTGCGCTCTCTCCGCAGCAAGCGACTATCGGCAGCTTGCTTGCTCATATTCGACGTGGCGACATTGTTGCCGTGCACTCTTTGCGGCGTGGCGCGGCTGAAGCGCTGGAAGCCATTGCCCATGGCGATCGCAGTTCCTCAATGGTGGTTGGCAGACGCATCGACGAAATTGACTTGCCGCCGGGAACGACGATTGGCGCCATTGTTCGGCAAGAACAAGTCATCATTACGCATCATGACACCAAGATTGAGGCGGAGGACCATATTATTTTATTTTTAACCAACAAACGTTACATCAAAGAAGTTGAACGTTTATTCCAGGTCGGTTTCAGCTTTTTCTGA
- the ruvX gene encoding Holliday junction resolvase RuvX encodes MTAPQTIMGFDFGMKHIGVAIGQQITGTANGLTALKARDGIPNWEQIETLINQWRPGQIVVGLPLNMDGTEQQMTHAARKFGNRLHNRFKIPVVWQDERLSTFEALDQMGLHTKFASRQRSDVDKLSAQIILQSWLDQQ; translated from the coding sequence ATGACCGCGCCTCAGACGATTATGGGTTTTGACTTCGGCATGAAACACATTGGGGTCGCGATTGGTCAGCAGATCACCGGCACAGCTAATGGCTTGACCGCATTAAAGGCAAGAGACGGGATACCGAACTGGGAACAAATAGAAACACTGATCAATCAGTGGCGCCCCGGACAAATCGTCGTCGGGCTGCCGCTGAATATGGATGGGACTGAACAACAGATGACCCACGCGGCACGGAAATTTGGCAACCGTCTGCATAATCGTTTTAAAATCCCTGTGGTATGGCAGGATGAACGCCTCAGTACATTTGAGGCGCTGGATCAAATGGGGCTACACACCAAGTTTGCTTCAAGGCAACGCAGTGATGTGGATAAACTGTCAGCACAAATTATTCTTCAATCATGGCTGGACCAACAATGA
- a CDS encoding YqgE/AlgH family protein, whose product MQPTYLKNHLLIAMPGLHDQTFHQAVVYLCEHDAYGAMGLIINRPSKIKLAELLQHLKIDNQSEQIHHGPVLYGGPLKKEQGLVLHNGGQYWKNTLNVAEQLYLTSSSDILADIGTSKGPENALVSLGYAGWDTGQLESELAENSWLTVPATPEILFNTAPSDRWAQSARLLGIDIHLLSHQSGHA is encoded by the coding sequence ATGCAGCCGACCTATCTGAAAAATCACTTGCTGATCGCCATGCCTGGTTTGCATGATCAGACTTTCCATCAAGCGGTAGTCTATTTATGCGAACACGATGCCTATGGCGCCATGGGCCTGATCATCAATCGCCCCTCCAAAATCAAACTGGCAGAGTTACTGCAACACCTGAAAATCGATAATCAAAGTGAGCAGATTCATCATGGTCCCGTACTCTATGGTGGACCATTAAAAAAAGAGCAAGGCCTGGTGCTCCATAACGGAGGGCAATACTGGAAAAATACGCTCAATGTTGCTGAGCAACTCTATCTGACTTCATCGAGCGATATCCTAGCCGATATTGGCACATCAAAAGGTCCTGAAAATGCCTTGGTTTCCCTTGGTTATGCCGGTTGGGATACCGGACAGCTGGAATCAGAACTGGCTGAAAACAGCTGGCTGACCGTCCCTGCCACCCCCGAAATTTTGTTCAACACGGCGCCCAGCGATCGCTGGGCGCAAAGTGCCCGGCTGCTCGGCATTGACATCCACCTTTTGAGTCATCAATCGGGGCATGCATGA
- a CDS encoding sigma-54-dependent transcriptional regulator, producing the protein MSTEKPLILVVDDEPDIRHLIRDILEDEAYRVTVASNGEEAREAFINHQPQLILLDIWMPDIDGISLLKEFKQQNSQISVIMMSGHGTIETAVEATRFGACDFIEKPLSMAKLLRGVEMALENRAKQVAQQMEQAVDPVGKSAKMVQLREQVEKIAGHDMPILLFGEGGTGKHCFAHYLHQMGNYANGKFIEFSPESFPLDSEKLVSLAQQNCVYINDIALLSDEAQTLLRHMLESGRLQQTQLICATQQSLEKAIQRGDFLEGLYYQLNTITLMLPPLREHVEDIPELVHFFVDQQTAQSGMPYRRFTVAAQNRLRNYNWPGNVTELKNVIQRMLLLGDEDDIDVEDIEAALQADPEPAADDIEGINLDLPLREAREQFERIYLLQKLQETNGNVGKAAKLAGMERTHLYRKLRSLGIDTKQL; encoded by the coding sequence GTGAGTACTGAAAAACCCTTGATTCTGGTGGTCGATGATGAGCCGGATATTCGTCATCTTATCCGTGACATTCTGGAAGATGAAGCCTATCGGGTGACTGTCGCCAGTAATGGCGAAGAAGCACGCGAAGCCTTTATCAATCATCAGCCGCAATTAATTTTATTGGATATCTGGATGCCGGATATTGATGGCATCAGCCTGCTTAAAGAATTCAAGCAGCAAAATAGTCAGATCAGTGTGATCATGATGTCCGGTCATGGCACTATCGAAACCGCCGTAGAGGCAACCCGTTTCGGCGCCTGTGACTTTATTGAAAAGCCGCTTTCCATGGCCAAACTGCTGCGCGGCGTTGAAATGGCTTTGGAAAATCGCGCCAAGCAAGTCGCCCAACAGATGGAACAAGCGGTTGATCCAGTGGGCAAAAGCGCCAAAATGGTACAGCTTCGTGAACAAGTAGAAAAAATAGCTGGTCACGATATGCCGATCCTCTTATTTGGCGAGGGCGGTACCGGCAAACATTGCTTTGCCCATTACCTGCATCAAATGGGGAATTACGCGAACGGTAAGTTCATTGAGTTTAGCCCGGAAAGCTTTCCTCTGGACAGTGAAAAGCTGGTCAGTCTGGCACAGCAAAACTGTGTGTATATTAATGATATCGCGCTGCTCAGCGACGAAGCGCAAACCTTGTTACGGCATATGCTGGAAAGCGGTCGCCTTCAGCAAACTCAGCTGATTTGCGCGACGCAGCAGTCTCTGGAAAAGGCGATTCAACGGGGTGATTTTCTAGAAGGGCTCTATTATCAGCTGAATACCATTACCTTGATGCTGCCACCGTTGCGAGAACATGTGGAGGACATTCCAGAACTGGTCCATTTTTTCGTTGATCAGCAAACCGCACAGTCGGGTATGCCCTATCGTCGCTTTACTGTTGCGGCACAAAACCGATTACGTAATTACAATTGGCCCGGCAATGTCACCGAATTGAAAAACGTTATTCAGCGTATGTTGCTGCTTGGCGATGAAGACGATATTGACGTCGAAGATATTGAAGCCGCGCTCCAGGCTGATCCAGAACCGGCTGCGGATGACATTGAAGGAATTAACCTGGACCTGCCGTTGCGCGAAGCCAGAGAGCAATTTGAACGTATTTATCTGTTGCAAAAGTTGCAAGAAACCAATGGCAATGTTGGTAAAGCGGCAAAACTGGCGGGGATGGAACGCACGCATCTTTATCGGAAACTGCGGTCACTTGGTATTGATACCAAACAACTTTAG
- the pyrR gene encoding bifunctional pyr operon transcriptional regulator/uracil phosphoribosyltransferase PyrR, translated as MTMPTSPADINALLDTMANAIREQFSDKRPLLVGIHTGGVWIAKALLKRLGDDFFDAPLGTLNIAYYRDDFTRIGMHPQVSPSELPFEVDNRHLVLVDDVFYSGRTTRAALNELFDYGRPASVTLAVLIARNGRELPIHPDIVGAEVTVAKGQHLKLRHENNSLSLIVRETEVKHGK; from the coding sequence ATGACAATGCCAACTTCACCTGCTGATATCAATGCGTTGCTGGATACCATGGCAAATGCTATCCGCGAACAATTTTCCGACAAAAGACCCTTGCTGGTCGGTATTCACACTGGCGGTGTATGGATCGCCAAAGCTCTATTAAAGCGGCTCGGTGACGACTTTTTCGATGCGCCGCTAGGAACACTAAACATTGCTTATTATCGGGATGATTTCACCCGCATAGGCATGCATCCGCAGGTCTCCCCTTCCGAACTGCCCTTTGAGGTTGATAACCGGCATTTAGTGCTGGTTGATGATGTTTTTTATAGCGGACGAACCACACGGGCAGCTCTCAATGAATTATTTGATTATGGTCGGCCGGCTTCTGTCACACTCGCGGTGCTCATCGCCCGTAACGGCCGGGAATTGCCGATTCATCCTGATATTGTCGGCGCTGAGGTCACGGTTGCAAAAGGCCAGCACCTAAAACTTCGCCATGAAAATAATTCGCTATCACTGATCGTGCGCGAAACCGAGGTCAAACATGGCAAATAA
- a CDS encoding aspartate carbamoyltransferase catalytic subunit: MANNQLTEHGRLRHFLTIEGLKRPLLTEIMDRAEQFSGLGNRQVKKVPLLRGKTIINLFFENSTRTRSTFELAAKRLSADVMNFNISTSATAKGESLLDTLHNLEAMHTDMFVVRHNQSGAAEFIAQHVAPHVSVINAGDGCHAHPTQAMLDMFTIRRHKGQFADLRVAIVGDILHSRVARSQIQALATLGVGEIRVIGPQTLLPRDCQTMGVHVFHDLASGLEGVDVVIMLRLQLERMQGALLPSAREYYRCFGLTAEKLRHAKPDAIVMHPGPINRGVEIASAVADGPQSVILEQVTHGIAIRMAVMSMALGSQSDLQEAQS, translated from the coding sequence ATGGCAAATAATCAGCTGACGGAGCACGGTCGGCTGCGCCACTTCTTGACGATTGAAGGGCTAAAACGTCCCTTGCTCACGGAAATCATGGACCGTGCTGAGCAATTTTCTGGTTTGGGCAATCGTCAGGTCAAGAAAGTCCCGCTGTTACGTGGCAAAACCATCATCAATCTGTTTTTCGAAAACAGCACTCGAACTCGCTCTACCTTTGAATTAGCGGCGAAACGGTTATCGGCTGATGTGATGAATTTCAATATTTCTACTTCCGCAACCGCAAAAGGCGAAAGTCTGCTGGATACCCTGCATAATCTGGAAGCCATGCATACGGATATGTTTGTGGTTAGACATAATCAAAGTGGCGCGGCTGAATTTATTGCTCAGCATGTTGCGCCGCATGTCAGTGTCATTAATGCCGGTGATGGTTGTCATGCTCATCCCACACAAGCCATGCTGGATATGTTTACCATTCGCCGTCACAAAGGCCAGTTTGCCGATCTGCGCGTTGCCATCGTTGGCGATATTTTGCATTCCCGGGTGGCCCGATCACAAATCCAGGCTTTGGCCACACTTGGCGTTGGCGAAATTCGTGTTATTGGTCCACAAACGCTGCTACCACGAGACTGTCAGACCATGGGGGTTCATGTCTTTCATGATTTGGCATCCGGACTGGAAGGAGTAGATGTCGTCATTATGCTCCGACTGCAATTAGAGCGGATGCAAGGCGCCTTGTTGCCCAGCGCCCGTGAATACTATCGCTGCTTTGGCCTGACAGCAGAAAAACTCCGTCATGCCAAACCTGATGCCATCGTCATGCACCCCGGCCCTATTAATCGCGGGGTTGAGATCGCCTCTGCTGTTGCCGATGGACCGCAATCCGTTATTTTAGAACAGGTGACGCATGGTATCGCCATCCGTATGGCGGTGATGTCAATGGCACTGGGCAGTCAGTCAGATTTACAAGAGGCACAATCATGA